In Ferviditalea candida, the genomic stretch TAGGCGGTCCCGATGGGAACGGACTGTGCCGGGGAAAGCCAGCTCAAGCTGTTCTGCATAAAAATGGGAAAGGCCGGGCGCAGCGGAAAATCGGACTGATGCAGATCAAAGCCCAAAATCACCGCTCTGCGCCCCTGCAGCGTCCCTGCCGAAATGACCGCTTGATCGCCCGAGGAGACCAGCGGCTCCATCCCGCTGATTGGCTTCCAAGCGACATGTTCGGCCACATGCACATCCTTCAGGTCCGCATAAGCCAAAAGCGGATGCTCCGGCTTGTTCGTCTCCAACGGGCGGGTCAGCTTTTGCGTTCCATAGGCTTCGAACCAGGAGGCCGATTCCGCCGGCGCCACCAGCAGCAAATTTCCCTTGGGCAACTGCTTCGGAACAACGCCGTCGAAAATCCACAAATCGACCTTGTCATCCAGTCGATCCGGCAATCGGTTCATCGTTTCCAGCTCCACCCGGTTCCCGTAAAGGAGAGCCTGGGTCAAAAAGCGGTTGCCCGCCGGCGAAACGAGGACGGCTCGGGCTTTGCCCGAGGCAAAGGGCACGCTCCAAGCCCGATTGTCTTCGGACAGGGCATCCTGCTTGATTTCCAGCTCGGCCTCATAGGCGGGACTTGAGGGCAGATCGGAAAAGCTCAAGGAAAAGCTGCCTTTGGCCGCGACTGTTAAATTCCCGACATCCAGCACCCGATGCTCCCGGTCGTAAATGACCGCGCGTCCTTTGCGCTCGGACAAGCCGTAGTTGTCGATCCGCAGCAGCCCCTCCATCCGTCCATCCCGAAGCTGCGTGACAAATGACCCGACCGCGAGATTATCCTGCGTCACTCCGGGCTGAATGTGCCGGAAAGCTTCGGGCTGCAGCGCGCTGAAGTCCGACTCCGCCATGCGGCCCCGGTCTCCGTCGCCAAACCACATGATTCCGCTGCCCGGCTCCGATGCGGCGATCGCCTTCGCCAAGGACAAGGCGGCCCGGCTGTCTCCCGTCCCAGCCCGGGGAACGATACCGTTCAGCGCTTGACGCAAGGCCGCCTGATCCCCGCTCTTCGAGACCAGTACTTTGGGCTCGCGGCCCATCTCCACCAGCGTCAAACGCTGATTGCTTCCCAGGTGCTCCACGACCTTGAGCGCAGCTTGCTTGGACAGCTCCAGACGGGTCTGCTGCCCTTCCCGGGCCAGCATGCTGCCCGAGGAATCGATGACCAGCACCGTATGAGCGGCGATGGCTCCCTCGACCGGAACCGCGGGCCGGAGAAGCGCGAGCAGAAGAAGGAGCGCGACGAGAAGCTGCAGGAACAGCAGCAGGTACCGCTCAAGCTTTTGCCACGGCCGATTCGCTTCCCGGTTTTGCAGTACCCGCTGCCAAAGCAGGATGCTCGCCACTGCTTGATCTTCATATTTTCGCTTGAGGATATAGAGGAGGATAATGGCCGGAAACATCCATAGAAAAGCCAAATTCCCAAACGCAAGCCACTGCATGAGACTCCTCCTTTCTACCGGATCAAGCCCATCGGGGCGAATGTTTTAAATACAATATCCTCTATGGGCAGCGAAGGATCCGCATCCACATAGACCATTCCGCGGCGGGCGGCAAATGCCTTCATGCTCGATTGGAAATCGGCCAAAGACTGCCGATAGTCCTTCAAAACGGGGGGGGACAGAGCGATCTCTTTCCCCGCTTGCGTCTCGCTGTCGATCAGCCGCAAATCGCCCTGAAGCTGCGGACGCCGCTCTTCCTCGGTCAGCATCTGCACCAAAATGACTTCCTGCTGTGATGCCTGAACAAAGGAAATACCCGCTTCATAGCCGTCCTCAAACAGAAAGTCCGAGAGTATGACCGACACGCCCGGCTTCCCGTGGATGGCTGCGCCGGAACGCAAGGCTCTGTTGATGCTGCCCGTTCCCCCGGGTCGCAGACCGTTCAGAAATTGGAACAGCGCATGCGACTTGCCCTTTCCCAATAGGAAAGGCTGGCGAGCCGTGACCCGATCCTCGAAAGCATACACCGACACACGGTCCAAATGCTGCAGGGACACGTATCCCAAAGCGGCGGCAAGCTGAACCGCCTGCGCGAATTTGCTCGGGCTCCCGTAGTTCATTGAGAGACTGCAGTCCAAATAAAGAGTGATGTGCAGCTCGCGCTCATCCAGGAACGTTTTGAGCAGGAGCTTGCCCAAGCGGGCGTAAGCGTTCCAATCCAGCTGACGCAGGTCATCGCCCGGATAATAGGAGCGAAAATCGGCGAACTCCAGCGAGCTTCCCAGGCTGCGGGAACGCCGTTTGCCCATGTGGGAGCCGCTCATCATCCGTCTGCTGACGACCTGCATCCGCTCCAGACGGCGCAAAAATGACGGATCCAGCAGGTAGCTCATTTCGCTTTTGCCCCGGCGGCGAGCAGCTCGCGGATAATCCCATCCGTTCGGATGCCGTTGGCCTCTCCTTCAAAATTCAAAAAAATTCGGTGCCGCAACGCTGGAACGGCCGCCGCCTCCACATCTTCATAAGAGATGTTCAAGCGACCGTCTATCATGGCGCGAACCTTGGCCGCCGCAATCATCGCCTGCACGCCCCTAGGTCCCGCCCCCGCCCGCACATACTGGCGGACCGGGTCGATCGCCTCCGGAGAAGGATGGGTCGCCAGCAGCAGCCTGACCGCATAGTTCAGCACCGGATCGGCGAACAGAATCTCCTGCGCAGCGTTCTGAATCTCTTGTATGATTCCTCCGTCGGCAACCTTGTCGACCCGATGCTCCCTCCGAACCGTCGTGCGCTGCACGATCTCGCGAAGCTCCGATTCCGTCGGAAACGGCACATCGATCTTCAGCATGAAACGGTCCAGCTGCGCTTCCGGAAGCGGATAAGTTCCCTCCTGCTCCAACGGGTTCTGCGTCGCCAGCACGAAGAACGGCTCCGGCAATTTCCGTGTGACGCCTCCTGCGGTAACCGTGTGCTCCTGCATCGCTTCCAATAAGGCGCTTTGCGTCTTCGGCGTGGCCCGGTTGATTTCGTCGGCCAACACCACATTGGCAAACACAGGTCCCTGCTGAAACCGAAATTGCTGACGCCCCTCTTCATCCGTCTGGAGGATGTTGGTCCCGGTAATATCTGCCGGCATCAAATCGGGCGTAAACTGGATACGCTGGAAGCTGAGCTCGAAAGCTTCCGACAAAGTGCGTACAAGCAGCGTTTTGCCCAAACCAGGGACCCCTTCAAGCAGTGCATGCCCTCCGCCGAACACCGCCCAAAGCATTTGTTCGATTACCTCGCGCTGACCGACCATGACTTTTCCGATTTCTTCCCGCACTTGAGCGATCACGGCCTGATACCTCTCCAACTGCTGCAAGCTTTCCATAGGGCGCAATAGGGCTCCTTTCTTATTAGGGTTCTTTCTTTCAACTAACGAAACAAATCATTTTCATTTGGACGGTAACATTGTGATGTCATCATTGATTTTGCAAATAAGGGAAATATCTTCCTCTATGGATCATCTTTTAGCACCAATTCTTATAATAAGGTAAAAATGTTC encodes the following:
- a CDS encoding vWA domain-containing protein — translated: MQWLAFGNLAFLWMFPAIILLYILKRKYEDQAVASILLWQRVLQNREANRPWQKLERYLLLFLQLLVALLLLLALLRPAVPVEGAIAAHTVLVIDSSGSMLAREGQQTRLELSKQAALKVVEHLGSNQRLTLVEMGREPKVLVSKSGDQAALRQALNGIVPRAGTGDSRAALSLAKAIAASEPGSGIMWFGDGDRGRMAESDFSALQPEAFRHIQPGVTQDNLAVGSFVTQLRDGRMEGLLRIDNYGLSERKGRAVIYDREHRVLDVGNLTVAAKGSFSLSFSDLPSSPAYEAELEIKQDALSEDNRAWSVPFASGKARAVLVSPAGNRFLTQALLYGNRVELETMNRLPDRLDDKVDLWIFDGVVPKQLPKGNLLLVAPAESASWFEAYGTQKLTRPLETNKPEHPLLAYADLKDVHVAEHVAWKPISGMEPLVSSGDQAVISAGTLQGRRAVILGFDLHQSDFPLRPAFPIFMQNSLSWLSPAQSVPIGTAYPGETVVLPLTPGAAMRVLIQPDGKQIQVDGQGSVYLYAVPEQTGLFTLRETRGRDELTRYFAVQMRAAESDIAPKTLQVPVYEGDEKPKGDAGQQLQGMQVKGMKGLRELAVWLVLAALLTAFAEWAVYRRGY
- a CDS encoding DUF58 domain-containing protein, producing the protein MSYLLDPSFLRRLERMQVVSRRMMSGSHMGKRRSRSLGSSLEFADFRSYYPGDDLRQLDWNAYARLGKLLLKTFLDERELHITLYLDCSLSMNYGSPSKFAQAVQLAAALGYVSLQHLDRVSVYAFEDRVTARQPFLLGKGKSHALFQFLNGLRPGGTGSINRALRSGAAIHGKPGVSVILSDFLFEDGYEAGISFVQASQQEVILVQMLTEEERRPQLQGDLRLIDSETQAGKEIALSPPVLKDYRQSLADFQSSMKAFAARRGMVYVDADPSLPIEDIVFKTFAPMGLIR
- a CDS encoding AAA family ATPase, with amino-acid sequence MESLQQLERYQAVIAQVREEIGKVMVGQREVIEQMLWAVFGGGHALLEGVPGLGKTLLVRTLSEAFELSFQRIQFTPDLMPADITGTNILQTDEEGRQQFRFQQGPVFANVVLADEINRATPKTQSALLEAMQEHTVTAGGVTRKLPEPFFVLATQNPLEQEGTYPLPEAQLDRFMLKIDVPFPTESELREIVQRTTVRREHRVDKVADGGIIQEIQNAAQEILFADPVLNYAVRLLLATHPSPEAIDPVRQYVRAGAGPRGVQAMIAAAKVRAMIDGRLNISYEDVEAAAVPALRHRIFLNFEGEANGIRTDGIIRELLAAGAKAK